In Helicobacter mastomyrinus, the sequence AGGCTTTATCTATGATGATAGCTCACTTGCCCTAGCCTACAATGCTTGTGATGTATTCATCGCGCCATCTTTAGCCGAAAATCTCAGCAATGTAATTATGGAATCTCTCTCTTGTGGGACACCTGTCGTGGCATTTGATATTGGTGGTAATAGTGATATGATAGAGCATAAGCGCAATGGTTACCTTGCTAAAAGAGGCGATACAGCGGACTTAAAAGATGGTATAGAATGGGTTTTAAACCTCAATATGAGTGCATATCATACCCTATCGCTCAATGCCTATCAAAACGTATCCGCACAATTTGAATCAAGCAAAATCGCTCAAGATTATATTAAAGCTTATAAATGGCTAATGGGGGGGGGGGCACACAAACTTGTAATCCTCCTCCTACTTTACATTCTTAGACATTTTGTTATTTCTTTTTCTGTTTTTTCTAAATCGCATTTAATCTATTCCCCTTCTTTACCATCTCTAAGGAGTGCGTATGTATTACTACTGCACACTCTTTAATGCAAACTACCTTACACGCGGGATTGCGATGATTAAATCCCTGAGCGCTCATACACAAGATATTCATATCTATGTGCTTTGCTTTGATGATGAGAGTTTAAAGCATATCACCGCGCTTAAACTATCCTTTGTTACGCCTATTGCCCTATATGATTTTGAAACTGAAGAGCTCCTTGCTATTAAAAGCACAAGAAGTCTTGGGGAATACTGCTGGAGCTGCACCCCCGCGATTATCGAATATTGTATTAAAACTTTCAACCTCCCATTTTGCACGTATATTGATGCAGATGTGTATTTCTTTGAGAATCCTAATGTGATTATTGATGAAATGAGAGAAAACTCTATCTTACTTACAAAGCATAACTACACGCCTATCTACAATCAAGAAGCCACAAGTGGAATCTATTGTGTGCAGTTTATGTGCTTTAAGGCGACACAAGATGGATTAGAAGCGCTCACTTGGTGGAAACAAAGATGTTTAGAATGGTGTTTTGCGCATTTTGAAGATGGTAAGTTTGGCGACCAAAAATACCTTGATGATTGGACTGAACGATTTTGCGGCGTGTATGTGCCAAGCAATCCTAGATACGCACTTGCTCCGTGGAATATCCAGCAGTTTTTCCACCTCCGCCCTATTTTTTATCATTTTCACGCCCTTTCATTTATTGGTGAAAACAAAGTCGATTTAGGCAATTATAAGCTTCCTCAAGCCGCACTAGAGCAAATCTACACACCTTATATAAAAGAGCTTATTGCGCTAAGAGAAACTTTTATGCCTCATAATTTTGATTTAAGGCATAAGCCTCCTAAAAATCTTAAAGCCCTCTATCATCGCTTAAGGCGATCTATGAGAGGAGGCTATAATGTCTATCCGTTGACATTTTTTACATCACTCTAGCAAAATGGAAAATCAAATGTTAAGTGAATTGCTACTACAATCATCTTTTTACCACATTTCAAAGAATTCCTATGCAAGAAAATAATACCCCCATTAAAATGCTTAATTTCGCCTGTGGCAGTAGATTCCACACGGATTGGGTGAATATAGATTTTAGCCCACTTGATAATCATGTCAAAAAGGTAAATCTCCTCTCCACCCTACCCTTTAGCGATAATAGCTTTGATGTAGCATACAGCAGCCATTTTTTAGAGCATTTGAATCCTCACAAAGCCCTTGATATACTCAAAGAAATCAAGCGCATTCTTAAACCAAATGGTATTTTGCGCATAGTCGTGCCTGATTTGGAAAATATGGCACAAGCCTATTTGGATACGTTGCATAAGATTAAAAATCTCTTGCCATCTCATAGCTTAGATTCTTGCAATGAGAGTATATTGTGGGGGGGGGGGCATAAGAAAGAAACTGGGCAAGATTCAAACCTGCAAATGCTGATACAAGAATATGATTGGCTTATGCTTGAGATATTTGACCAAATGGTACGTATGCGAAGTGGGGGCGATATGGGGGCTTGTTTTGAGAATGTCAAACAAACCCAAAACATAACCCTTGCAAATTTTATAGAGCACCGCGTAGGGGAAAATGTCTTGAAAAAAAATACCCAAAGTGTCCCTTTCGCCTCAAAAATCACCCTCGATAAGATTCTAAATAAGCTCCTCTCTATTTATCTTAAAGTCCTTTATTACCTTACTCCACGTTCTGTTGCGAGTGAAATTTTTATCCGCACAAGTATTGGAGAGCGGCATAAATGGGCTTATGATAGCTTCTCTCTTGTGCGTCTTTTGCATCAAGCTCAATTTCACCACATAGAGCAAATGAGCTTTGAATCTTCCCATATCCCACATTTTAATAAATATCTACTTGATATAAATGCCGATGGCTCTCCATACAAAGGAGTTTCAAGCCTTTATCTTGAGGCGAGAAAATAATTTGTTATAATACGCGCTTGATTTGATACAAATACCTTATTGCCTCTTTTTATAGGTAGCCATTAAGGGGCATAAGTCCTCCCTCTAATAAAAACTATACAGCCTAAAATTAAAGATAATATGTGCGGGTATCACACAAATATTATCGCACTAAAAAGGATATTTTATGAGATTCTCTATACTTACACCTTATCGCATTCTTCGCCGCATTTTTGCACATTTTCAAAAAAGAGTAACGCGCACCCTCAAGCCTGCAAAATGGCATAACCTCCGCCAAACCACACCACTATCAAGTGTCTTTGGCTTTGATAGAGGCACACCTATTGATAGAATCTACACAAATGATTTTCTTAGTAAGAATGCACATTATATACAAGGCAGAGTGTGTGAAATCGCTGAAAACACCTATACAAAAGAATTTGGCACAGATATAGAGCAAAGTGAAATCCTGCATTTTGATAGCTCTAGCCCGCAAGCAACGATTATAGGGGATTTAACTAAACATTCTACCCTTCCCCATAATATCTTAGATTGCTTCATCTGCACCGTTACACTTAATTTTATTTATGATTACAAGGCTGCGATTAAAGGCATTTATCTTATGCTAAAAAATAATGAGGGGAGGGGCATAAAAGAAAGTGTAGCTCTTGTAACTGTGGCAGGATTAGTGCAAATCTCACAATATGATTATGAGCGGTGGGGAGACTATTGGCGATTTACGGATATGGGAATTAAAAAGGATTTTGAAGCCGTTTTTGGAGAGGGTAATGTAGAGGTGGTAAGCTATGGAAATGTGCTAAGTGTGATAGCCGAGCTACACGGAATCGCCGCTGAAGAGCTCAAACACAAAGAGCTTTTTACCTACGATAGTCGCTATCCCGTGCTTATTTGCATTATCGCTAAAAAAGTATAGTAAATTTTAAGGATGAGATTATGTATCAATTCATTCATTCTCTTGTGGATTATCTTTCTCGCTTTCACATAGCGCAATCTTTCTTTAAGGGCAAAGGGCTTATTCTTATGCTTCATCGTGTAGCCCCCTTTGAGGATAAGCTTACTCCTAATGAAAATATGAAGGTTACCCCCACATTTTTGGAGCAATTTATTGTAGATTCTCTTCAATCTGGCTATGTGTTTATAAGCCTTGATGAGCTTCATTATAGGCTTTTACATCAATCTCTCCCAGAATATTTTATATGTATTACGCTTGATGATGGTTATAAAGATAATCTTACCTATGCCTATCCTATTTTTGCAAAATACAATATCCCCTTTTGCATTTATATCTGCACTTCTTTCCCTCAATCCACGCATAGTATGTGGTGGTTTGGACTAGAGGATTATCTTTTAAGCACGGATTATATGGAGTTTCAACATATCGGCTATGACCTCTCAAGCAAAGAATCTAAAGAAATGATGTTTCTTACATTACGTCATCATATTATCACACATACCCAAAGCTATGAAGATGGGGAGGAGATTATGCGCTCTTTAAACATCCCTTATAATCCTCGTGCTTATGATTCTCTAGCACTTACTTGGGAAGACATTAAGCTATTAGATACAATGGGGGGGGGGATAAGAATCTTTGCACGATAGGAGCGCACACGCACTCTCACCCTATTTTTAATCAACTCTCACAAAAACAAGTCATAGATGACATTACCCTATCCCAGCAGCTTTTTACACAATATCTAGGCTATATTCCTAAACACTTTGCATATCCTTTTGGAAGTAGGCTTGAAGTAGATTCTTCATATTTTTCTATCATACCAAAGCTAGGTTTTGCCACTGCCACAACAACACGGCGTGGCTGTATCTATCCCCAGCATAAAAATCACCTTTATGCCTTACCTCGTATATTTTTTGGAGAGCATTTTATGATACAATCCGCTTTTAGAATCCGCAAAAAACGAATAGTAACCACATAGGGGGCAGTATGAATATTGACTTAACAAATAAAGATTTACAAAGCGATGAAAGAAAAGAAATTGAGATATTACTCTCTATGCAAAATCCACAAATAAGCGATGACTTGGAGCAAATGTGGTATCTCATTGACTTAGTGTGGGACAATATGGGCTGTGATAATAGCAATCTTGATTGGGAGAAAATCGGTGCATTTTACGCCCACCCTGTATGGCTACTCAATGGATTGTTTATAGAATCTCATAATCTCTCTCTATCTATACGCAAGGCAATCGCTCAATATATCGCTATACAGGGCTTTGAACGTATC encodes:
- a CDS encoding class I SAM-dependent methyltransferase, whose translation is MQENNTPIKMLNFACGSRFHTDWVNIDFSPLDNHVKKVNLLSTLPFSDNSFDVAYSSHFLEHLNPHKALDILKEIKRILKPNGILRIVVPDLENMAQAYLDTLHKIKNLLPSHSLDSCNESILWGGGHKKETGQDSNLQMLIQEYDWLMLEIFDQMVRMRSGGDMGACFENVKQTQNITLANFIEHRVGENVLKKNTQSVPFASKITLDKILNKLLSIYLKVLYYLTPRSVASEIFIRTSIGERHKWAYDSFSLVRLLHQAQFHHIEQMSFESSHIPHFNKYLLDINADGSPYKGVSSLYLEARK
- a CDS encoding polysaccharide deacetylase family protein, yielding MYQFIHSLVDYLSRFHIAQSFFKGKGLILMLHRVAPFEDKLTPNENMKVTPTFLEQFIVDSLQSGYVFISLDELHYRLLHQSLPEYFICITLDDGYKDNLTYAYPIFAKYNIPFCIYICTSFPQSTHSMWWFGLEDYLLSTDYMEFQHIGYDLSSKESKEMMFLTLRHHIITHTQSYEDGEEIMRSLNIPYNPRAYDSLALTWEDIKLLDTMGGGIRIFAR